Proteins from a genomic interval of Phlebotomus papatasi isolate M1 chromosome 3, Ppap_2.1, whole genome shotgun sequence:
- the LOC129806063 gene encoding dihydrofolate reductase, producing MTNLKLNLCVAACENLGIGIQGNLPWHLKQELKHFNKVTTRVSDPAKKNAAIMGRKTYFGIPEKKRPLPGRLNIVLSRQTDLQLPPEVIVCSSLPEALKLLEKDQYRAEIENIWIVGGYSVYKEAMESENCHRVYFTDIKKKFDCDAFFPAIPEDFKVVPNDEDIPSEVQEENGIQYQYLVYEKIQK from the coding sequence ATGACCAATCTCAAGTTAAATTTGTGTGTGGCTGCTTGTGAGAATCTCGGAATTGGCATCCAGGGCAATCTTCCGTGGCATCTGAAGCAAGAATTGAAGCATTTCAACAAAGTAACCACAAGAGTCTCTGACCCGGCGAAGAAAAATGCTGCTATTATGGGCAGGAAGACTTATTTTGGCATCCCTGAGAAGAAAAGACCCCTCCCCGGACGTCTCAACATTGTCCTTTCGCGTCAGACTGACCTACAACTGCCCCCAGAGGTGATAGTCTGCAGTTCACTCCCGGAAGCTCTGAAGCTGCTTGAAAAGGACCAATATCGGgcagaaattgaaaatatctgGATTGTCGGAGGGTATTCTGTCTACAAGGAAGCTATGGAGTCGGAAAATTGCCACAGGGTTTATTTCACGGACATCAAAAAGAAGTTTGATTGTGACGCCTTCTTCCCGGCCATTCCGGAGGACTTCAAAGTGGTGCCAAATGACGAAGACATTCCATCGGAAGTGCAGGAGGAGAATGGTATTCAGTATCAGTATCTTGTGTATGAGAAAATTCAgaaataa
- the LOC129806065 gene encoding WD repeat-containing protein 82 → MRLVDQVVRSFRVAKVFRENTDKINAIDFSPNGEHLISCGEDDQIVIYDCEKGQQTRTVNSKKYGVDLIHFTHGNNTAIHSSTKVDDTIRYLSLHDNKYLRYFPGHTKKVISLCISPVEDTFLSGALDKTLRLWDLRSPNCQGVMHLSGRPVAAYDPEGLIFAAGVNSESIKLYDLRYFDRGPFITFKLNQEKECDWTGLKFSRDGKTILISTNGSTIRLVDSFHGTPLQTFTGYLNNKGIPIEASFSPDSQFIFSGSTDGRVHVWNSDSGHKVCVLNGDHPGPVQCVQFNPKFMMMASACTNMAFWIPEEQQAQN, encoded by the coding sequence ATGCGCCTGGTGGATCAGGTGGTCAGGTCTTTCCGGGTAGCGAAGGTTTTCCGGGAAAACACCGACAAAATCAATGCAATCGACTTTTCGCCCAACGGGGAGCACTTGATATCCTGCGGAGAAGACGATCAGATTGTAATATATGACTGTGAGAAGGGACAGCAGACCCGGACAGTGAATTCCAAGAAGTACGGAGTGGATCTCATCCATTTCACGCACGGGAACAATACAGCAATCCACAGCTCCACAAAGGTCGATGACACGATTAGGTACTTGAGTCTACACGACAATAAGTACCTAAGGTACTTTCCTGGGCACACGAAGAAGGTGATATCGCTGTGCATCTCCCCCGTGGAGGATACCTTTCTGTCTGGGGCTCTGGACAAGACACTGAGGCTCTGGGATCTGCGATCGCCCAATTGTCAAGGTGTTATGCACCTGTCCGGACGTCCTGTGGCTGCTTACGATCCTGAGGGCTTGATCTTTGCTGCTGGAGTGAATTCAGAGAGTATTAAGCTGTACGATCTCAGATACTTCGATCGGGGTCCATTTATCACGTTCAAGCTGAACCAGGAGAAGGAATGCGACTGGACAGGGCTGAAATTCAGTCGAGACGGCAAGACAATCCTCATTAGCACAAATGGCTCCACCATTCGCCTCGTTGATTCCTTCCACGGAACTCCCCTGCAGACCTTCACGGGCTATCTCAACAACAAGGGCATCCCCATCGAAGCCTCCTTCAGCCCAGACTCCCAGTTCATCTTCAGCGGCAGCACGGATGGCCGGGTGCACGTCTGGAACTCTGACAGTGGACACAAGGTCTGTGTGCTCAATGGAGACCACCCTGGGCCAGTTCAGTGCGTCCAGTTCAATCCAAAGTTCATGATGATGGCTTCGGCCTGCACCAACATGGCCTTCTGGATCCCAGAGGAGCAGCAAGCCCAGAACTAA
- the LOC129806066 gene encoding trafficking protein particle complex subunit 4 has translation MVIFGVYIVSKSGGLIFNLDHNVPKVENEKTFSYPLDLKLEYDSKKVCVVFGQKDGITVGHVLSAINGVNVNGVTLEDGRDAREIIENKDNYPLNLRFHRPKMTTNEKIVLASTFYPLFAIASQLSPEPKSSGIEMLETETFKLNCFQTLTGVKFILISEPSQAGMEILLKKIYELYADYVLKNPFYSLEMPIRCELFDTNLQSLLEQVEKNGVSSI, from the exons aTGGTTATTTTCGGTGTTTACATTGTAAGTAAGTCTGGAGGATTGATCTTCAACCTGGATCACAATGTACCAAAGGTGGAAAATGAGAAAACATTCAGTTATCCGCTGGATTTGAAATTGGAGTACGATTCGAAGAAAGTTTGTGTTGTTTTTGGTCAGAAGGATGGCATAACAG TGGGCCATGTGCTCTCTGCGATAAATGGGGTGAATGTAAACGGAGTGACTCTGGAGGATGGTCGAGATGCCAGAGAAATCATTGAGAACAAGGACAATTACCCGCTGAATTTGAGGTTTCACCGCCCAAAGATGACCACGAATGAGAAAATTGTCCTGGCCAGTACATTCTATCCACTCTTTGCCATCGCCAGTCAATTGAGTCCGGAACCAAAGAGTTCGGGAATTGAGATGCTCGAGACGGAGACTTTCAAACTTAACTGCTTCCAGACACTCACAGGAGTGAAGTTCATCCTGATCAGTGAACCTAGTCAGGCAGGAATGGAGATCCTGCTGAAGAAGATTTACGAATTGTACGCCGATTACGTGCTGAAAAATCCATTTTACTCTCTAGAAATGCCCATCAGATGCGAATTGTTTGACACAAATCTCCAGAGCCTACTAGAGCAGGTGGAGAAAAATGGGGTGTCGAGTATTTAG